Part of the Sphingobacterium sp. LZ7M1 genome, CCCAAAAGAAAGTCAACCTTTCCGGAGCTGTTGATTATGTCAGTGGTAAAGAACTGGAGAGCCGTCCTATTGCCAACGTTTCCCAAGGATTGCAAGGTTTGGTGCCCAACTTAAATGTACAGTTCAATTCTGGTGCTCCTGGAGAGGCTGCAAAGATCAATATCCGTGGTATCACGTCCATCAATGGTGGGGACCCTTTGATTTTATTGGACAACGTGCCTATCAGTTCGGCAGAGCTGAACAGGATATCACCACAAGATATTGAATCCATGTCGGTGATCAAAGATGCTTCTGCTGCTGCGATTTACGGAGCTAGGGCATCCTTCGGGGTTATCTTGATTACCTCTAAATCAGGTAAAGGAGCCCTAAAAATCAACTATAGCAATAACTTTACCTGGAATACGCCGACCGTCATTCCAGATAAGATTACAGATCCCTACGTTTTCTCACGTTTATTGGAGACATCAACCGATAATACACCTTGGGATAACGTGAATTTCTCGGAGCAGTATTATCAATATGCCAAGGAAAGGTCGGATAACCCTAGCATCGCTGATGTAAGGATTGACCCTAGTAACCCAAAACAATGGGAATATATGGGAAATAGAGATTGGACCCGTTATTTCCTGTCCGACTGGAACAATACCCATAACCATGACCTTTCGATTTCAGGATCCAGTGATAAGGTCAATTATTATATCAGTACGGGCTACAACCGTCAAAATTCTCCAATCAAAATCGCTGATGATTATTTTGATCGATACAGTATCCGATCCAAGGTAAACTATAAGCTGAACGATTACCTTTCTGTGGGTAATAATACGGTTATCGGATTGAACGAAAGGGTAAATCCATCCTTGTACAGTTCATCCAGTTCCATGGCTGAAATCTACCATGTTTTCCCAACGAGCACCTTGAAAAACCCGGATGGTAGTTGGGCGTATTCCGATGTGGATCGAAATGTTGGTGCAGGCCGTATTGCCGCCAAAATGGTCGATGGGGGACAGATGAGGACCAAACGCAATGACTTACAGTCTACATTCAATGCTGAATTGCGTTTGTTTGAAAACAAGTTTAAGATCAATGCAGACTATACGTTCCAAAGGAATACCAGGAACTTAAACAGATACACGACCAGATATAAAATTGGTTATGGTCCGGATGATATCCGTGAGGAAGGAATTTCATCAGCCTATCGTGAGGCGGGATTCTCTTACTATAATGTCTACAATATCTTTGGAACCTATAATCAGACCTTTGATAAACATCAGGTAACTGCCGTCCTAGGTTTCAACCAAGAGGATTATCGATGGGAAAATATCGTTGCAGAGAGACAAGGATTGATCTCTGATCTCTTCCCTACCGTGGCATTGGCAACCGGTACTGCTGAAGTAGGAGAGGAAATCGACAAGTATGCCCTGCGAGGAGCATTCTACCGCTTGAACTATATCTATGATGATAAGTATATCTTGGAATTGAATGGTCGTTATGATGGTTCATCAAGATTTCCAAAGGCTAGCCGTTTCGGTTTCTTCCCGTCGGGGTCCGTAGCATGGTTGATCAACAAGGAGAACTTCTTGTCGGATGTCAATTGGTTAAGCCAATTGAAGGTAAGAGGTTCATATGGTGAATTAGGTAACCAGGCGGTATCCAACTTTGGTTATATCCCAACCATGGAGCCTTTTGAATCTCCATATTTGATCGGCGGCAAAGTGAATCCATCGATAAAAGCGCCAGGTTTAGTGTCTAATCATTATACATGGGAGAAGGTAAAAACCTACAACTTAGGTTTGGACTTTGGCTTTATGCAGAATAAGTTTAATGGTTCATTTGATATCTACCGTAGAAATACCATGGGCATGTTGACCTTCGGAAAGGAGCTTCCTAAGATCTTAGGGGTAAAGGAGCCGAATGAAAATGCGGCTGACCTGGCAACCAACGGCTGGGAATTGACCTTGTCCTATAATGATTCGAAAGATGTCTCGGGCTCAATCCTGAATTTCGGGGCCACTTTTGTGCTATCGGATTCCTACGCCAAGATTACCAAATTTGACAACCCGAACCAGAGAATTACCCAATTCTATAAGGGTATGGAACTGGGCGAAATCTGGGGATTGGAAAGCGATGGTTTCTTCCAAAATCAAGAAGAGATCAATAAGCTGGACCAAACCTCGATCATTCCATGGGGTGCCTTATCGATTGTTCCGGGATGGCCAAAGTTTGTCGATCAAGATGGTAATGGCAAAATTGAAAAAGGCTATGTATTGGGTGATACCAAGGACTTGAAAATTATTGGTAATTCTACCCCACGTTACAATTTTGGTCTGAACCTGAATGCCAGCTGGAAAGGATTTGATGTGCGGGCATTTTTACAAGGTATCGGGAAGCGAGATTATTATCCTCTGGATTACCTTTACTGGGGTGTTTACCAACAGCCTTATGGAAATATCTATTCCCATCTCTTGGATTTCTATCGTCCTAACAATGATTCTGATGCTGACCGTGCGAAACATTCCGCTTCCTATTTAGCCTTAGGTTTGGCAGACCAGAATCTGGATGCCAAATATCCTGTCCTTCAATCTTGGTTGGCGGATCTGAACTTAGGGACGCGTGTCAATGAGGCTCAGGGTGCTGCTATTCCACAGACACGATACTTATTGAATGCGGCATATTTGCGATTCAAGAATGTCACCATTGGCTACACCATTCCAAATCATTTGTTGGAAAGAGCTAAAGTGAAGAACCTTAGGGTTTATGTCAGTGCAGAAAACCTGATGGAATGGTCGGCAGTAAAGAGATATTTTGACCCCGAGGTTTTGAACATCAACACCTATACAGATCCAACCGTAGCAAGAACGAGGGAGGGTAATGGAGCCATGTATCCATTCCAACGTAGTTTTTCTGCTGGTCTACAATTAACCTTTTAAAATAATGAAACGATATATCAAATTAAGTTTATTGACTGCCTCCTTGCTTACGTTTGCAGGGTGTAATGACAGTTACCTTGACCGATTGCCTGAAACGATGGTGCAGAAGGAGAATTTTTTCAAGACGGAGTCCGATCTGGACATGTATGCCTTGAACCTCTATGATTTTCTGGACAACGGTTTTTATGAGCAGGATGCAACTACCGACAATGCGAGTACCACAGGTAATAAGGAGATCAAAAACATCATGCTCGGAACAGCTTCAGCAGCAAATATTACCGAAGGATGGAATTGGGAGAAGTTGAGAGATATCAACTTTATGTTGGAGAATCTTTCACAGGCGAAGATCTCAGAAGCGAAGCTGAAGCATTATGAAGGTTTAGCAAGATATTTTAGGGCTAGGTTCTATGTGAATAAAGTGCAGCGCTTTTCGGATGTGCCTTGGGTAGATAAGGTGGTTAAGGTGGAAGATCAGGCAGCTTTGTTTGGCAAAAGAGATCCTCGAGAATTGGTGGTGCAGAAAATTATGGAAGACTTTAAGTTTGCCTTTGAAAATGTGGAAGCAACCAAGGTTCCTGGAAAAGTGAATAAATGGGTGATCGGGCAGGAATATAGCCGCTTTGCCCTATTTGAAGGAACCTACCGTAAATACCATAAATACCTAGGCTTGGACAAGACCGTGGATAACTTCTTGACCATTGCATATCAAACTGCCGAAAACATCATGAGCAATGCTGGTTATGCTATTCATAACACAGGGAAGGCCGAGTCAGATTATGCCTCCTTGTATAATAATCCAAATCTTGAAAATAACAGCGAGGTCATTCTGGGTCGATTTTATGCCAACAATGTCATCAATCGTTCGGATTGGCCCGGGATGTTTGGGAATTATGAATACTATCCACTTCGCGATGTGGTACAGAGTTACCTGATGAAGGATGGTTCGATTTATACCAATAAGGCGGGTTATGAGAAGTTCTCCTTTGTGGAAGAGTTTAAGGATAGGGATCCTAGGCTGGCCCAAACCTATGCTGCACCCGGTTGGAACCTGGTATATGTCAGTACCTATTCGCAGGGGCCAGGTTTATATGTACAGCAATTGAGTAAGAACTTTTCGGGATATCACCAGATCAAGGGTTTCTTAAATACCAGTGTTCAGGAAGAGAGATACAATGTCGATATCCCACTTTACCGCTATGCAGAAGTCCTGTTGACCTTTGCAGAAGCTAAAGCCGAATTGGGAATCTTGAACAACCAAGCAGATTTAGATAAATCGGTAAACCTATTGCGAAAAAGAGCGGGTATGCCGGATATGACCTTGAACCCGGTGTTGGATACAAAAATGGCCAACGATTTCAAGGAGACTGCTGGACCTAACCAAAGTTTGATCCTGGAAATAAGAAGAGAACGTAGGGTGGAATTGGCATTTGAAGGATTCCGTTTCAATGATTTGATGCGCTGGAAAGCAGGTAAGCTTTTGGAAAGAAAACCACAGGGAATCTATTTCAAAGGATTGGGCAATCACGACGTGACGGGTGATGGAATTGCGGATATCAAATTGATCGGAGCCAGTGAATCCTTACCTGAGGTTAGAGAAAAGAACAGTTTAGGGGTCACCTTAAGATATTATAAGGTCGGCAGAATAGGACAGGATGTTTCTGTATTTTTAAGTGACGGAAATTCTGGATATATTGATGTCGTAGATAAGGTTGGTGGTTTTGAAGAACCTAAATATTATTATAGACCCATTCCTAAAAACGATGCAGATATCAACACCAATCTCAAACAGATCTTTGGGTGGTAATATTATAAAAGAATCATTATGAAAAAAATCAGTTTGTTCCTTGCTTGCCTCTGTAGCATCAGCTTGATCTATGCGCAAGCTCCGAAAACTAAAAAAGCAATCGTCATCATCGTGGATGGTATTCCAGCGGATGTTAAGGAAAAGGTAAGTACGCCATTTATTGATGCCGTAAGCCAAATAGGTGGCTATACCCGTGCGACCATGGGCGGCGAGAAGTCGGGTTATTCCCAGACGCCTACCATTTCAGCGGTTTGCTATACCAGCATGATCACTGGAACCTGGGGTAACAAGCACAATGTTTGGGACAATGGTCTGGAAGACCCAAACTATAATTATTGGACCATGT contains:
- a CDS encoding RagB/SusD family nutrient uptake outer membrane protein — its product is MKRYIKLSLLTASLLTFAGCNDSYLDRLPETMVQKENFFKTESDLDMYALNLYDFLDNGFYEQDATTDNASTTGNKEIKNIMLGTASAANITEGWNWEKLRDINFMLENLSQAKISEAKLKHYEGLARYFRARFYVNKVQRFSDVPWVDKVVKVEDQAALFGKRDPRELVVQKIMEDFKFAFENVEATKVPGKVNKWVIGQEYSRFALFEGTYRKYHKYLGLDKTVDNFLTIAYQTAENIMSNAGYAIHNTGKAESDYASLYNNPNLENNSEVILGRFYANNVINRSDWPGMFGNYEYYPLRDVVQSYLMKDGSIYTNKAGYEKFSFVEEFKDRDPRLAQTYAAPGWNLVYVSTYSQGPGLYVQQLSKNFSGYHQIKGFLNTSVQEERYNVDIPLYRYAEVLLTFAEAKAELGILNNQADLDKSVNLLRKRAGMPDMTLNPVLDTKMANDFKETAGPNQSLILEIRRERRVELAFEGFRFNDLMRWKAGKLLERKPQGIYFKGLGNHDVTGDGIADIKLIGASESLPEVREKNSLGVTLRYYKVGRIGQDVSVFLSDGNSGYIDVVDKVGGFEEPKYYYRPIPKNDADINTNLKQIFGW
- a CDS encoding TonB-dependent receptor, with amino-acid sequence MRLIKAPKLYLAAFLLVGFQIPSSHSMGEVLSIVQDQEVFTGKVMDESARPIQGATVKNLNAGISTQTDENGQFSLRAAKGESIQISSIGYDSKIFVITDQNSFTLNSNSSNLEELVVIGYGSQKKVNLSGAVDYVSGKELESRPIANVSQGLQGLVPNLNVQFNSGAPGEAAKINIRGITSINGGDPLILLDNVPISSAELNRISPQDIESMSVIKDASAAAIYGARASFGVILITSKSGKGALKINYSNNFTWNTPTVIPDKITDPYVFSRLLETSTDNTPWDNVNFSEQYYQYAKERSDNPSIADVRIDPSNPKQWEYMGNRDWTRYFLSDWNNTHNHDLSISGSSDKVNYYISTGYNRQNSPIKIADDYFDRYSIRSKVNYKLNDYLSVGNNTVIGLNERVNPSLYSSSSSMAEIYHVFPTSTLKNPDGSWAYSDVDRNVGAGRIAAKMVDGGQMRTKRNDLQSTFNAELRLFENKFKINADYTFQRNTRNLNRYTTRYKIGYGPDDIREEGISSAYREAGFSYYNVYNIFGTYNQTFDKHQVTAVLGFNQEDYRWENIVAERQGLISDLFPTVALATGTAEVGEEIDKYALRGAFYRLNYIYDDKYILELNGRYDGSSRFPKASRFGFFPSGSVAWLINKENFLSDVNWLSQLKVRGSYGELGNQAVSNFGYIPTMEPFESPYLIGGKVNPSIKAPGLVSNHYTWEKVKTYNLGLDFGFMQNKFNGSFDIYRRNTMGMLTFGKELPKILGVKEPNENAADLATNGWELTLSYNDSKDVSGSILNFGATFVLSDSYAKITKFDNPNQRITQFYKGMELGEIWGLESDGFFQNQEEINKLDQTSIIPWGALSIVPGWPKFVDQDGNGKIEKGYVLGDTKDLKIIGNSTPRYNFGLNLNASWKGFDVRAFLQGIGKRDYYPLDYLYWGVYQQPYGNIYSHLLDFYRPNNDSDADRAKHSASYLALGLADQNLDAKYPVLQSWLADLNLGTRVNEAQGAAIPQTRYLLNAAYLRFKNVTIGYTIPNHLLERAKVKNLRVYVSAENLMEWSAVKRYFDPEVLNINTYTDPTVARTREGNGAMYPFQRSFSAGLQLTF